One stretch of Juglans microcarpa x Juglans regia isolate MS1-56 chromosome 3D, Jm3101_v1.0, whole genome shotgun sequence DNA includes these proteins:
- the LOC121254767 gene encoding uncharacterized protein LOC121254767, whose product MESFNKSSAVKLRSHMDKYLYADYDQKTVRQSRSGSSRRAKWFVEFVEGKNHAIRLRSCDGKYLTATDVAFLLGMTGYKVLQTEPDEGYYWKYEWEPIRDGFQVKLRTWCGKYLRANGGTPPWRNSITHDDPHSSSTQNWILWDVEAVESESVLMSSRSSLSSLSDEVFGSEPESPMSVISSTASSRFSSKQSMSNKFRSGMGLFHNAKAVRLRSHHDKYLLAEDDEESVTQDRNGSSKTARWTVEFLPDSDCIIRLKSCYNKYLTASNQPFLLGMTGRKVVQSLPQRLDSSVEWEPVREGTQVKLKTRYGNFLRANGGLPPWRNSVTHDVPHRTATQDWVLWDVDIVEIQVQSPRPKSPPPEPVRRVDSLELNPSSPTPASIKSGKFSRQESADPNVSSPPKSDGRTIYYHVADENGVVIEEAVEGYPFTFKGNGVDELTRKLEEETGLEGIIVCNRFNGKLYPLRLQLPPNNASMNVVVVLSSSKVAKDFAKQGLS is encoded by the exons ATGGAGTCTTTCAACAAATCCAGCGCGGTGAAGCTCCGAAGCCACATGGACAAGTACCTGTACGCCGACTACGACCAGAAGACGGTACGCCAGAGCCGAAGCGGCTCCTCGCGCAGAGCTAAATGGTTCGTGGAGTTTGTCGAAGGGAAAAACCACGCGATACGCTTGAGGAGCTGCGACGGAAAGTACCTCACCGCCACGGACGTCGCGTTTCTTCTAGGTATGACCGGGTACAAGGTGCTCCAGACCGAGCCGGATGAAGGTTACTACTGGAAGTACGAGTGGGAGCCGATACGGGACGGGTTCCAGGTGAAGCTGAGGACCTGGTGCGGGAAATACCTCCGCGCGAACGGAGGAACGCCGCCGTGGAGGAACTCGATCACGCACGACGACCCGCACAGCTCGtccacgcagaattggatcctGTGGGATGTGGAGGCGGTGGAGTCGGAATCGGTGCTTATGTCGTCTCGGTCGAGCTTGTCTTCATTGTCTGATGAGGTCTTCGGTTCGGAACCGGAGTCCCCCATGTCGGTTATCTCCTCCACGGCTTCATCGAGATTTTCTTCAAAGCAG AGCATGTCCAACAAGTTCCGCTCAGGAATGGGCCTCTTCCACAACGCAAAGGCGGTGCGCCTCCGTAGCCACCACGACAAGTATCTCCTAGCCGAGGACGACGAGGAGTCAGTCACCCAAGACCGAAATGGATCCTCCAAGACTGCCCGCTGGACCGTCGAGTTCTTGCCGGACTCCGACTGCATCATTCGCCTCAAGAGCTGCTACAACAAGTACCTCACCGCCTCCAACCAGCCCTTCTTGCTCGGTATGACCGGTCGCAAGGTGGTCCAGTCTTTGCCCCAGAGGCTCGACTCCTCTGTCGAGTGGGAACCCGTTAGAGAAGGGACCCAGGTCAAGCTCAAGACTCGGTATGGCAACTTCTTGAGGGCTAATGGCGGACTCCCTCCCTGGCGGAACTCTGTGACCCATGATGTTCCTCACAGGACCGCCACCCAGGACTGGGTACTTTGGGATGTCGATATCGTTGAGATTCAGGTTCAGTCTCCGCGTCCTAAATCTCCGCCTCCGGAACCGGTTCGACGTGTCGACTCTTTGGAGTTAAATCCGAGCTCCCCAACTCCGGCTTCCATCAAATCTGGGAAATTCTCAAGACAAGAG TCTGCTGATCCTAATGTGAGTTCGCCACCCAAGTCGGATGGGAGGACTATTTACTACCATGTGGCCGATGAGAATGGTGTTGTGATCGAGGAAGCTGTAGAGGGATATCCATTTACTTTTAAGGGGAATGGGGTCGATGAATTGACCCGTAAATTGGAGGAAGAGACGGGGTTAGAGGGTATCATTGTGTGTAATCGTTTTAATGGAAAGCTTTATCCCCTTCGCTTGCAGCTTCCTCCAAACAATGCGTCTATGAATGTCGTAGTGGTTTTATCGTCATCAAAAG TGGCAAAGGACTTTGCAAAACAAGGTTTATCATGA